The Gouania willdenowi chromosome 3, fGouWil2.1, whole genome shotgun sequence genome includes a region encoding these proteins:
- the bloc1s6 gene encoding biogenesis of lysosome-related organelles complex 1 subunit 6 isoform X1, whose amino-acid sequence MEVDEMEDEAPSSQCELPLNEDGLSAQQESAPSQISVPVESVCVDGRAVDKLTEGLLSHYLPDLQNSKRALQELTQNQVILLDTLDQEVTKFRECNTLLDLNSLFTEAKLYHNKLINIRKEMITLHEKTTKLKKRALKLQQQKQKEALEKEQQREKEQERERQLIAKPAKRT is encoded by the exons ATGGAGGTAGATGAGATGGAAGATGAAGCACCTTCATCCCAATGTGAACTTCCACTTAATGAAG ATGGTCTGTCAGCGCAGCAGGAATCAGCGCCTTCACAGATCTCCGTTCCTgtagagagtgtgtgtgtggatgggaGAGCTGTGGACAAACTCACTGAAGGGTTACTTTCTCACTACCTGCCAGACCTGCAGAATTCAAAACGGGCCCTCCAGGAGTTGAC ACAAAATCAGGTGATATTGTTGGACACTCTGGACCAAGAAGTGACCAAGTTCAGAGAATGCAACACCCTGTTGGACCTTAACTCCCTG TTTACAGAGGCAAAGCTGTACCACAACAAGCTCATCAACATAAGGAAGGAAATGATCACGCTCCACGAAAAGACGACTAAACTAAAG AAGCGAGCGCTGAagctgcagcagcagaagcagaagGAGGCGCTGGAGAAGGAGCAGCAGAGGGAGAAGGAGCAGGAGAGAGAACGGCAGCTCATCGCCAAACCAGCAAAGAGAACATAG
- the bloc1s6 gene encoding biogenesis of lysosome-related organelles complex 1 subunit 6 isoform X2: protein MEVDEMEDEAPSSQCELPLNEDGLSAQQESAPSQISVPVESVCVDGRAVDKLTEGLLSHYLPDLQNSKRALQELTQNQVILLDTLDQEVTKFRECNTLLDLNSLFTEAKLYHNKLINIRKEMITLHEKTTKLKTLGKKKLLVLNGISNGNKKS from the exons ATGGAGGTAGATGAGATGGAAGATGAAGCACCTTCATCCCAATGTGAACTTCCACTTAATGAAG ATGGTCTGTCAGCGCAGCAGGAATCAGCGCCTTCACAGATCTCCGTTCCTgtagagagtgtgtgtgtggatgggaGAGCTGTGGACAAACTCACTGAAGGGTTACTTTCTCACTACCTGCCAGACCTGCAGAATTCAAAACGGGCCCTCCAGGAGTTGAC ACAAAATCAGGTGATATTGTTGGACACTCTGGACCAAGAAGTGACCAAGTTCAGAGAATGCAACACCCTGTTGGACCTTAACTCCCTG TTTACAGAGGCAAAGCTGTACCACAACAAGCTCATCAACATAAGGAAGGAAATGATCACGCTCCACGAAAAGACGACTAAACTAAAG acactgggaaaaaaaaagttgttggtCTTAAACggaatttcaaatggcaataaaaagtcataa